In one Acidobacteriota bacterium genomic region, the following are encoded:
- a CDS encoding D-cysteine desulfhydrase family protein — protein sequence MKSSSREIRTAATPGLGILDEYPRVRLCRLPTPLEAMPNLGRALGGARVYVKRDDCTDLAFGGNKVRQLEFYLGEARQQGADTILITGAVQSNFVRLAAAAARRSGMDCHIQLEERVRRDDSLYRNSGNVLLDRILGATLYSYPEGEDEEGADRRVAEIAEELKGEGRRPYIIPLGPGHPPLGALGYVVAAKELLEQIASGQLSIDEVVVPSGSGHTHGGLLFGLRALGSQVRVTGVCVRRNAGPQKERIRDRCGEIAELLETANPVADEDIRIVDDFLAPGYGRLNPPTLEAIRMAGSLEGLILDPVYTGKTMAGLIHRARRSGPECSFLLMHTGGTPAIFAYGAELTAELERRVPTADSDSERRFPTADSCGDRDVPAPMGD from the coding sequence TTGAAGAGCAGCTCTAGGGAGATCCGAACGGCGGCAACACCGGGGCTGGGAATCCTGGACGAGTATCCCCGGGTGAGGCTGTGCCGCCTGCCCACGCCCTTGGAGGCGATGCCCAATCTGGGTCGTGCGCTGGGCGGGGCGCGGGTCTACGTCAAGCGGGACGACTGCACCGATCTGGCGTTCGGCGGCAACAAGGTGCGCCAACTGGAGTTCTACCTGGGCGAGGCGAGGCAACAGGGCGCCGACACGATCCTCATCACCGGCGCCGTCCAGTCCAACTTCGTCCGTCTGGCCGCCGCGGCCGCCCGCAGATCGGGCATGGACTGCCACATTCAACTGGAAGAGAGGGTGCGCAGGGATGACTCTCTCTACCGGAACTCCGGGAACGTCCTGCTGGACAGGATCCTCGGAGCGACTCTCTATTCCTATCCCGAGGGCGAAGACGAGGAGGGAGCGGACCGGCGGGTGGCGGAGATCGCCGAGGAGCTGAAGGGGGAGGGAAGACGTCCATACATTATCCCGCTCGGTCCGGGACACCCGCCACTGGGCGCCTTGGGATATGTCGTGGCGGCAAAGGAACTGCTGGAGCAGATTGCGTCGGGGCAGCTCTCCATCGATGAGGTGGTGGTGCCCTCCGGGAGCGGCCACACGCATGGCGGTTTGTTGTTCGGGTTGAGAGCGCTGGGTTCGCAGGTGCGGGTGACCGGGGTTTGCGTTCGCCGGAACGCCGGGCCTCAAAAGGAGCGGATCCGGGACCGCTGCGGCGAGATTGCCGAGTTGCTGGAGACGGCGAACCCGGTGGCCGACGAGGACATCCGTATTGTCGACGACTTCCTGGCGCCGGGGTACGGGCGGTTGAATCCGCCGACGCTGGAGGCGATCCGGATGGCCGGCAGTTTGGAGGGGCTGATCCTGGATCCGGTCTACACGGGGAAGACGATGGCGGGGCTGATCCATCGGGCTCGGCGCAGCGGTCCGGAATGCTCCTTCCTGCTGATGCACACCGGGGGGACGCCGGCGATCTTCGCATATGGTGCGGAACTAACCGCCGAATTGGAGCGGCGGGTTCCAACTGCCGATTCCGATTCGGAGCGGCGGTTTCCAACCGCCGATTCTTGCGGGGACAGGGATGTCCCCGCGCCTATGGGGGACTAA
- a CDS encoding MBL fold metallo-hydrolase — protein MNQISEHLFRVDDTCSVYGVRAGGKTLLIDCGTDLRTRDVGAVDRILLTHFHRDQCSGIRHWQEQGADVFIPAAERRYLEEADLQRAAYYTYDNYTAYYPGFGPVQDVRDARIARDYETIDWQGIRFEVVPLPGHTFGSTGYRFEIDGRRVLACGDLMAAPGRLGDYHWLQWSYMDFQGHVNQLESLAHAADLEWDLMLPGHGAPFSREEARIGELSERLAQLHGMFFDQPYTPFQVEFRRLSPHVYEVNSMANSYVVKDDARHALLIDCGYVSGAPITANPHRYVDHLTPRLRNELGVETVEYFLPTHFHDDHLAGYPMLRARYGAKVAAAPELRELLEHPERYDMPCMVPDGMRVDRVVAREESFHWRGIDFRIEQFPGQTWYDHHITFQVDGRRFLAIGDAISGLPFREKRDYIHSFIPKNRTPLSAYGSIPRKIAERHPDVILTGHGGGVEFEQARIDLWTRWMDRWQSLFTGIVEAPHPDMAMDPHWVEFRPYKVRIRPGDAVDFRLYVKNHADEEKSCRVRFRSVDGVSIDPLEWDLVLAAGETKETAVRVRFPRELSSHSLPVLADVDWDGRRLGEVAEAIAYW, from the coding sequence ATGAACCAAATCAGCGAGCACCTGTTCCGGGTTGACGACACCTGCAGCGTCTACGGCGTCCGGGCCGGCGGAAAGACGCTCCTGATCGATTGCGGGACCGACCTGCGGACCCGCGACGTGGGAGCCGTCGACCGGATCCTGCTCACCCATTTTCACCGCGACCAGTGTTCCGGAATCCGGCACTGGCAGGAGCAGGGCGCCGATGTTTTCATCCCCGCCGCCGAACGGCGCTACCTGGAGGAGGCCGACCTGCAACGGGCGGCCTACTACACGTACGACAACTACACCGCCTACTATCCGGGCTTCGGTCCCGTGCAGGACGTGCGCGACGCCAGGATCGCCCGCGACTACGAGACCATCGACTGGCAGGGAATCCGCTTCGAGGTCGTCCCGCTGCCCGGACACACCTTCGGCTCGACGGGATACCGGTTCGAAATCGACGGCCGGCGCGTCCTGGCTTGCGGCGACCTGATGGCGGCGCCGGGCCGCCTCGGCGACTACCACTGGCTGCAGTGGAGCTACATGGACTTCCAGGGGCACGTCAATCAGCTCGAAAGCCTGGCCCACGCCGCCGATCTGGAGTGGGACCTCATGCTGCCGGGGCACGGAGCGCCCTTCTCCCGGGAGGAGGCCCGCATCGGCGAACTGAGCGAACGGCTCGCCCAGCTCCACGGCATGTTCTTCGACCAGCCGTACACCCCCTTCCAGGTGGAGTTCCGCCGCCTGTCGCCTCACGTCTACGAGGTCAACTCCATGGCCAACTCGTATGTCGTCAAGGACGACGCCCGTCACGCTCTTCTCATCGACTGCGGCTACGTCTCCGGGGCGCCCATCACCGCCAATCCGCACCGCTACGTCGACCACCTGACGCCGCGCCTGCGAAACGAGCTGGGTGTCGAGACGGTGGAATATTTCCTGCCGACCCATTTCCACGACGACCACCTGGCCGGCTACCCCATGCTCCGGGCGCGTTACGGCGCCAAAGTGGCGGCCGCGCCGGAACTGCGGGAACTGCTCGAACACCCGGAGCGGTACGACATGCCCTGCATGGTTCCCGACGGGATGCGGGTCGACCGGGTCGTGGCCCGGGAGGAATCTTTCCACTGGCGCGGGATCGACTTCCGGATCGAGCAGTTCCCGGGACAGACCTGGTACGACCACCACATCACCTTCCAGGTCGACGGACGGCGTTTCCTGGCCATCGGCGATGCGATTTCGGGGCTCCCGTTCCGCGAGAAGCGGGACTACATCCATTCCTTCATCCCGAAAAATCGAACGCCGCTATCGGCATACGGGTCCATACCGCGCAAGATCGCGGAGCGGCATCCGGACGTGATTCTGACCGGGCATGGGGGTGGAGTGGAGTTCGAACAGGCACGGATCGATCTCTGGACCCGGTGGATGGACCGCTGGCAGTCGCTGTTCACCGGTATCGTCGAGGCGCCCCACCCCGACATGGCCATGGACCCCCACTGGGTCGAGTTCCGGCCCTACAAGGTCCGGATCCGCCCCGGCGACGCCGTGGACTTTCGCCTCTACGTCAAGAATCACGCAGACGAAGAAAAGAGCTGCCGGGTCCGGTTCCGCTCAGTGGATGGCGTTTCCATCGATCCCTTGGAGTGGGACCTGGTCCTGGCGGCGGGAGAGACCAAGGAGACCGCCGTCCGGGTCCGCTTTCCCCGAGAGCTTTCCAGCCATTCCCTGCCGGTCCTGGCCGATGTGGACTGGGACGGACGCCGACTGGGCGAGGTGGCCGAGGCCATCGCCTACTGGTGA
- a CDS encoding type II toxin-antitoxin system VapC family toxin, with protein MILLDTNVVSELIRPNPDPKVEAWLAEQYFANVFLTVISEAELRYGVAIMPAGIRRDRLANEIEGMLREDFAGRILAFDSECARAYAVIASDRRAAGLPIHHADCQIAATARARGAKIATRNVADFHGCGVDVINPWE; from the coding sequence ATGATTTTGCTCGACACGAACGTAGTCTCGGAGTTGATTCGCCCCAACCCCGACCCCAAAGTCGAAGCTTGGTTGGCGGAACAGTATTTCGCGAATGTATTCCTGACCGTCATCAGTGAGGCCGAACTTCGATACGGTGTTGCGATCATGCCGGCAGGTATACGGCGGGACAGGCTCGCCAACGAGATTGAGGGTATGCTCCGCGAAGACTTCGCCGGGCGCATCCTGGCCTTCGACAGTGAGTGTGCCCGCGCCTATGCCGTGATTGCGTCCGACCGCCGCGCCGCGGGTCTCCCAATCCACCATGCCGACTGTCAAATTGCGGCAACTGCTCGCGCTCGAGGGGCTAAAATCGCGACCAGGAATGTGGCGGATTTCCACGGATGTGGGGTCGATGTGATCAATCCTTGGGAATGA
- a CDS encoding plasmid stabilization protein encodes MASITIRNLQDGLKRRLRIRAAYHGRSMEEEVRQILNNVLAQELSAPVNLASAIRSRFAPLGGAELELPSREPMRDPPSFE; translated from the coding sequence ATGGCCAGCATCACGATTCGCAACCTTCAAGACGGGCTGAAACGACGGCTTCGCATCCGCGCGGCCTATCACGGTCGTTCGATGGAAGAAGAAGTCCGACAGATCCTGAACAACGTACTTGCCCAGGAGCTATCTGCACCCGTAAACCTGGCCAGCGCCATCCGTTCGCGATTCGCACCTCTGGGTGGGGCCGAACTGGAATTGCCGTCCCGCGAGCCAATGCGCGATCCACCCTCTTTCGAATGA